A window of Silurus meridionalis isolate SWU-2019-XX chromosome 4, ASM1480568v1, whole genome shotgun sequence contains these coding sequences:
- the myo1eb gene encoding myosin IEb, which produces MGSKDRYHWQTQNVKVSGVDDMVLLAKISEEAITDNLKKRYTDDFIFTYIGPVLISINPFKQLPYFTDREVELYQGAAQYENPPHIYALADNMYRNMMIDGENQCVIISGESGAGKTVAAKYIMSYISKVSGGGPKVQHVKDIILQSNPLLEAFGNAKTVRNNNSSRFGKYFEIQFSRGGEPDGGKISNFLLEKSRVVSQNHGERNFHIYYQLLTGASKEQRENLGVTSPDYYFYMNQSGTYTVDDINDKKDFSDTMEAMSVIGLSLDEQDAVLQIVAGILHLGNINFREDGNYAMVESEDFLAFPSYLLGISQDGLKKKLTSRIMDSKWGGKTESISVTLNTEQACFSRDALSKALYTRLFDFLVDSINKAMQKDHEEFNIGVLDIYGFEIFQQNGFEQFCINFVNEKLQQIFIELTLKAEQEEYVQEGIKWTPIDYFNNKIVCDLIESKVNPLGIMSILDDVCATMHAKGEGADQTLIQKLQTQISSHEHFNSWNKGFIVHHYAGKVSYNVSGFCERNRDVLFNDIIELMQSSEFAFIQDLFPENLEAEKKGRPTTAGAKIKKQANNLVHTLMKCTPHYIRCIKPNETKKPRDWEESRVKHQVEYLGLRENIRVRRAGYAFRRAFKKFLQRYAILTKETYPQWRGDEKQGVLHLLRSVNMEPDQYQLGKSKIFIKAPESLFLLEEMRERKYNGFARVIQQAWRKHIAVRKYVRMREEASDILLNKKERRKNSLNRNFVGDYIGTDSRPEIRQFVGRRERIEFADVVVKYDRRFKTVKRDLILTSKFLYLIGREKVKQGPEKGQIREVLKRQIELAKIQSVSLSTLQDDFFIVHEEQYDSVMESVFKTEFLSLLYKRYEERTKKKLPLKFNNLLEFKVKKGGWGPFASAGSRQVQFQVGQGDNVVLKPSNKTLIVSVGPGLPKNSRPTRLDKRKSKYIRNQNPGRYSNEHSSRTNQGGANRSRQTNSRASLLRQQSTMDQPTLPRYHGPRAKQNQTLSNNDLGFMKVPDQGVAGLHRRMSKEVKPVPGAGVQKPAPRPKPRTPQCRALYAYDAQDTDELSFNANDVIDILNEDPSGWWYGRLRGREGMFPGNYVEKL; this is translated from the exons TACTGATCGTGAAGTGGAGCTGTATCAGGGAGCT GCACAGTATGAGAATCCACCACATATTTATGCTTTGGCTGACAACATGTATCGCAACATGATGATTGATGGGGAGAACCAGTGTGTCATCATCAG CGGAGAGAGTGGAGCAGGAAAGACAGTAGCAGCCAAGTACATCATGAGTTACATCTCCAAAGTTTCAGGCGGTGGACCTAAAGTTCAA CATGTCAAAGACATCATCCTTCAGTCTAACCCTCTGCTAGAAGCGTTTGGGAATGCCAAGACAGTGCGTAATAACAACTCCAGTCGCTTT GGAAAATACTTTGAGATCCAGTTTAGCCGAGGGGGAGAGCCTGATGGCGGAAAAATCTCTAACTTCCTGTTGGAGAAGTCCAGGGTTGTGTCTCAAAACCACGGGGAAAgaaattttcatatttattaccAG CTTTTGACAGGGGCTTCCAAAGAGCAGAGGGAAAATTTGGGTGTCACTTCTCCTGACTACTACTTTTACATGAACCAGTCTGGTACCTACACTGTGGATGACATCAATGACAAGAAGGATTTCTCTGACACTATG GAGGCCATGTCAGTTATAGGTTTGTCTTTGGACGAGCAAGATGCTGTGTTGCAGATTGTGGCAGGGATTCTTCATTTGGGCAATATTAATTTCAGAGAAGACGGCAACTACGCAATGGTGGAGAGTGAAGATT TTCTTGCTTTCCCATCCTATCTTTTGGGGATATCTCAGGATGGCTTGAAGAAGAAACTGACTAGTCGTATCATGGACAGTAAATGGGGAGGCAAGACTGAGAGCATTTCTGTCACTCTGAACACAGAGCAGGCCTGTTTTTCACGCGATGCTTTGTCAAAAGCACTCTATACCCGACTTTTTGACTTCCTCGTTGAT TCAATAAACAAAGCCATGCAAAAGGACCACGAGGAATTCAATATTGGTGTTCTGGATATTTACGGCTTTGAAATCTTCCAG CAAAATGGATTCGAGCAGTTCTGCATAAACTTTGTGAATGAGAAGCTTCAGCAGATTTTCATTGAGCTCACTCTGAAGGCTGAGCAG GAGGAGTATGTACAAGAAGGAATCAAATGGACCCCAATTGACTACTTTAACAATAAAATCGTATGCGATTTAATTGAGTCCAAAGTG AATCCTTTGGGGATCATGAGCATTCTGGATGATGTCTGCGCTACCATGCATGCCAAGGGTGAGGGTGCAGACCAAACTCTGATTCAGAAGTTGCAGACGCAGATCAGCTCTCACGAACACTTTAACAGCTGGAACAAGGGTTTCATAGTGCATCACTATGCAGGCAAG GTATCATACAATGTGAGTGGCTTTTGTGAGAGGAACAGAGATGTGCTCTTCAATGACATCATCGAGTTAATGCAAAGTAGTGAATT CGCCTTTATACAAGACCTTTTCCCAGAAAATCTTGAGGCTGAGAAAAAGGGTCGACCCACCACTGCGGGCGCCAAGATCAAG AAACAGGCCAATAACTTGGTGCATACACTGATGAAGTGCACTCCCCATTACATTCGCTGCATCAAACCCAACGAGACCAAGAAACCACGTGACTGGGAGGAGAGCAGAGTGAAGCACCAAGTAGAGTATCTGGGTCTGAGGGAAAATATCCGTGTACGGAGAGCTGGCTATGCCTTCCGCCGTGCTTTCAAGAAGTTCTTACAGAG ATACGCAATTCTGACTAAGGAGACATATCCACAGTGGCGTGGCGATGAAAAACAGGGTGTCCTGCACCTTCTGAGGTCAGTCAACATGGAGCCAGACCAGTACCAACTGGGCAAGAGCAAGATATTCATTAAGGCCCCAGAATCA CTATTTCTTCTGGAAGAGATGAGGGAGAGAAAGTATAATGGATTTGCTCGGGTCATCCAGCAAGCCTGGCGTAAGCATATAGCAGTTCGCAAATATGTCCGGATGCGAGAGGAAG CATCTGACATCCTGTTAAATAAAAAGGAGCGGCGGAAAAACAGTTTGAACCGGAACTTTGTGGGTGACTACATTGGCACAGACAGTCGCCCTGAGATCCGGCAATTTGTCGGTCGGAGGGAAAGGATTGAATTTGCTGATGTGGTGGTGAAATATGATCGCAGATTTAAG ACTGTCAAGCGTGATCTGATCTTGACATCCAAGTTCCTCTACTTGATTGGTCGGGAAAAAGTAAAGCAAGGCCCAGAAAAGGGACAGATTCGAGAGGTGCTCAAGAGGCAGATTGAGCTGGCGAAAATTCAGTCTGTTTCTCTGAG CACCCTGCAGGATGACTTCTTCATTGTGCACGAGGAGCAATATGATAGTGTGATGGAGTCTGTCTTTAAAACAGAGTTTTTAAGTCTTCTCTACAAACGTTACGAGGAAAGGACTAAGAAGAAGTTACCACTGAAGTTCAACAACCT ACttgaatttaaagtaaaaaaaggtgGTTGGGGGCCATTTGCATCTGCTGGCTCTCGGCAGGTCCAGTTTCAGGTGGGCCAGGGAGATAACGTTGTGCTCAAACCAAGTAACAAGACACTAATTGTGAGTGTTGGACCAGGTCTTCCCAAGAACTCAA GGCCCACTCGTCTGGACAAGCGAAAGAGCAAATACATACGAAATCAGAACCCAGGGAGATACTCAAATG AGCACTCATCACGCACTAATCAAGGAGGGGCAAACCGGAGCCGTCAGACCAACTCCAGAGCATCCCTGCTGCGCCAGCAGTCCACTATGGATCAGCCCACGCTTCCCCGTTACCATGGTCCTCGGGCCAAACAGAATCAGACCCTGAGCAACAATGATCTGGGATTCATGAAAGTTCCTGACCAGGGAGTAGCAGG TCTTCATCGGCGAATGTCAAAAGAGGTTAAGCCTGTTCCTGGTGCAGGGGTTCAAAAGCCTGCACCAAGACCCAAACCTCGCACCCCACAGTGCCGTGCTCTGTATGCATATGATGCCCAGGACACTGATGAACTCAGCTTTAACGCTAATGACGTTATAGATATCTTAAATGAAG ACCCATCAGGTTGGTGGTACGGTCGTCTAAGGGGAAGAGAAGGCATGTTTCCTGGGAACTACGTTGAGAAGCTTTAG
- the prune gene encoding exopolyphosphatase PRUNE1 isoform X1, with amino-acid sequence METYLKGCRDALKGHMRNSFGQLHVVLGNEACDIDSMVSALTFAYFLSKTVDSGKAVVPMLNIPRAELPLRSDNTFLLRESGLSQDYLLFRDEVDLHSLKNLTITLVDHNVLPVADRTLENAVVEVIDHHRLDRTLSTSCQVTTETVGSCATLITERIVQKAPDLLDQQVAQLLYGAIITDCVNMAPEAGKVTPKDSQYVILLESRFPKLPPRSILFQSLQNAMFDVSGLTTEQMLLKDMKTVSGGDLRLAVSVIYITLETFLQREYLQQEFCEFCHKHNYNVVVAMTISFIDNKEPFRQIAVYSSSTRNRDEVIKALEKARSPHLNLTPMSSPYTDLKAYVQGNVLASRKKVLPIISDFLKDLERKMEQLEDLELEDECSQEQGDSQQYCEDTVMEEDSGVPPTPMNSLVEGCPLDNGLPRINTDMLVEKVSKIISEEDDDGP; translated from the exons ATGGAGACATATTTAAAGGGGTGTCGGGACGCGCTGAAG GGTCACATGAGGAACAGCTTTGGGCAGCTCCATGTTGTCCTGGGGAATGAGGCATGTGATATTGACTCCATGGTATCAGCTCTCACTTTTGCCTATTTTCTGTCAAAG acTGTAGACTCTGGGAAAGCAGTAGTGCCTATGCTGAACATTCCAAGGGCAGAACTTCCCTTGCGCTCTGACAATACCTTTCTGCTGAGAGAGAGCGGCCTGTCGCAGGACTACTTGCTGTTCCGGGACGAGGTGGATTTGCACAGCCTGAAAAATCTGACCATCACATTAGTGGACCACAACGTTCTACCAgt GGctgacagaacactggaaaatGCTGTGGTGGAAGTCATTGATCATCATCGTTTAGATAGAACTTTGTCTACCTCCTGTCAAGTAACCACGGAGACTGTGGGTTCCTGTGCCACCTTGATTACAGAGCGCATTGTCCAGAAGGCACCTGATCTGCTGGACCAACAGGTGGCACAGCTCCTGTATG GCGCGATTATCACTGACTGTGTTAATATGGCACCTGAGGCTGGGAAAGTCACACCAAAAGACAGCCAGTATGTCATCCTTCTAGAGAGCCGCTTCCCTAAACTCCCTCCTCGGAGCATTCTCTTTCAGTCTCTACAGAACGCTATGTTTGATGTGTCAG GCCTTACTACAGAGCAAATGTTGTTAAAAGACATGAAGACTGTATCAGGAGGAGATCTGAGACTGGCtgtcagtgttatttacataaCACTTGAG acatTTCTGCAACGAGAGTACCTGCAACAGGAGTTCTGTGAATTCTGTCATAAGCATAACTACAATGTGGTTGTGGCCATGACCATCTCTTTCATCGACAATAAGGAGCCTTTCAGGCAGATTGCTGTATACAGCTCCAGCACACGCAACAGGGATGAG GTAATTAAAGCACTTGAAAAAGCCAGGAGCCCCCATCTGAATCTCACACCCATGAGCAGTCCATATACAGATTTGAAGGCCTATGTTCAGGGTAACGTACTGGCCTCACGTAAGAAGGTGTTACCCATCATTTCAGATTTCCTTAAAGACTTAGAGAGGAAAATGGAACAACTGGAGGACCTTGAGCTGGAGGATGAGTGCTCACAAGAGCAGGGGGACTCTCAGCAATACTGTGAGGACACTGTAATGGAAGAAGACTCCGGTGTTCCCCCAACACCAATGAACAGCCTGGTCGAAGGCTGTCCATTGGACAATGGTCTTCCCAGAATCAATACAGACATGCTGGTGGAAAAGGTCAGCAAGATAATcagtgaggaggatgatgatggacCATGA
- the prune gene encoding exopolyphosphatase PRUNE1 isoform X2, translated as MRNSFGQLHVVLGNEACDIDSMVSALTFAYFLSKTVDSGKAVVPMLNIPRAELPLRSDNTFLLRESGLSQDYLLFRDEVDLHSLKNLTITLVDHNVLPVADRTLENAVVEVIDHHRLDRTLSTSCQVTTETVGSCATLITERIVQKAPDLLDQQVAQLLYGAIITDCVNMAPEAGKVTPKDSQYVILLESRFPKLPPRSILFQSLQNAMFDVSGLTTEQMLLKDMKTVSGGDLRLAVSVIYITLETFLQREYLQQEFCEFCHKHNYNVVVAMTISFIDNKEPFRQIAVYSSSTRNRDEVIKALEKARSPHLNLTPMSSPYTDLKAYVQGNVLASRKKVLPIISDFLKDLERKMEQLEDLELEDECSQEQGDSQQYCEDTVMEEDSGVPPTPMNSLVEGCPLDNGLPRINTDMLVEKVSKIISEEDDDGP; from the exons ATGAGGAACAGCTTTGGGCAGCTCCATGTTGTCCTGGGGAATGAGGCATGTGATATTGACTCCATGGTATCAGCTCTCACTTTTGCCTATTTTCTGTCAAAG acTGTAGACTCTGGGAAAGCAGTAGTGCCTATGCTGAACATTCCAAGGGCAGAACTTCCCTTGCGCTCTGACAATACCTTTCTGCTGAGAGAGAGCGGCCTGTCGCAGGACTACTTGCTGTTCCGGGACGAGGTGGATTTGCACAGCCTGAAAAATCTGACCATCACATTAGTGGACCACAACGTTCTACCAgt GGctgacagaacactggaaaatGCTGTGGTGGAAGTCATTGATCATCATCGTTTAGATAGAACTTTGTCTACCTCCTGTCAAGTAACCACGGAGACTGTGGGTTCCTGTGCCACCTTGATTACAGAGCGCATTGTCCAGAAGGCACCTGATCTGCTGGACCAACAGGTGGCACAGCTCCTGTATG GCGCGATTATCACTGACTGTGTTAATATGGCACCTGAGGCTGGGAAAGTCACACCAAAAGACAGCCAGTATGTCATCCTTCTAGAGAGCCGCTTCCCTAAACTCCCTCCTCGGAGCATTCTCTTTCAGTCTCTACAGAACGCTATGTTTGATGTGTCAG GCCTTACTACAGAGCAAATGTTGTTAAAAGACATGAAGACTGTATCAGGAGGAGATCTGAGACTGGCtgtcagtgttatttacataaCACTTGAG acatTTCTGCAACGAGAGTACCTGCAACAGGAGTTCTGTGAATTCTGTCATAAGCATAACTACAATGTGGTTGTGGCCATGACCATCTCTTTCATCGACAATAAGGAGCCTTTCAGGCAGATTGCTGTATACAGCTCCAGCACACGCAACAGGGATGAG GTAATTAAAGCACTTGAAAAAGCCAGGAGCCCCCATCTGAATCTCACACCCATGAGCAGTCCATATACAGATTTGAAGGCCTATGTTCAGGGTAACGTACTGGCCTCACGTAAGAAGGTGTTACCCATCATTTCAGATTTCCTTAAAGACTTAGAGAGGAAAATGGAACAACTGGAGGACCTTGAGCTGGAGGATGAGTGCTCACAAGAGCAGGGGGACTCTCAGCAATACTGTGAGGACACTGTAATGGAAGAAGACTCCGGTGTTCCCCCAACACCAATGAACAGCCTGGTCGAAGGCTGTCCATTGGACAATGGTCTTCCCAGAATCAATACAGACATGCTGGTGGAAAAGGTCAGCAAGATAATcagtgaggaggatgatgatggacCATGA
- the LOC124384454 gene encoding zinc finger protein 630-like, with product MNMVDSHFHVQLTAVMDVLLKTAVSDICALAESWFKSLHTEIARSKKENEDLRQKLQMMEQEKHQPAVEPEAENTTTKQEKDDGVEVRDTDDSGCTVLAGTSTEDLAVRAQLWPPSSQEDSMKRNCSATDSAPAKRPHLRWNHTPAEMKERSDRESVEQKLDDTELNGGFYVLGNEFKTESEKSQPVLQSSECRMEVGLHCSNQSEKCVLLDEVCAAESPQYRREEEQQFDVSCLWTPDLEPNSTHLLRENQSAFTNSDHRMALHLGKDFSSAVAPKTAKHLNFSKITSISLLSEKGNVCNICGKNLSTKNSLASHYRLHTGEKPFMCAQCGKSFAKKFNLDIHYNIHSGLKPYMCAHCPKSFADPSAFRRHEWMHTRKLQQNTKYKFSCNTCGKCFLSKQSLAAHSQLHTAEKQHSVQKVLF from the exons ATGAACATGGTCGACTCCCATTTTCACGTTCAGCTGACCGCTGTGATGGATGTGCTCCTGAAAACCGCGGTGTCCGACATCTGCGCGCTGGCCGAGAGCTGGTTCAAATCCCTGCACACGGAAATAGCGAGAAGCAAAAAGGAGAACGAAGATTTAAGGCAAAAGCTGCAGATGATGGAGCAGGAAAAGCACCAGCCAGCAGTTGAACCGGAGGCGGAAAACACAACGACCAAACAGGAGAAAGATGACGGGGTTGAAGTGAGAGATACAGACG ATTCGGGCTGTACAGTGTTAGCAGGAACCTCTACAGAAG ATTTAGCTGTGAGAGCACAACTATGGCCGCCCTCGTCACAGGAAG ACTCCATGAAAAGAAACTGTTCTGCGACTGATTCTGCACCAGCCAAAAGACCACACCTG AGATGGAACCATACACCagcagaaatgaaagaaagatcTGATAGGGAAAGTGTAGAGCAAAAGCTAGATG ATACAGAACTGAATGGTGGATTTTATGTGCTCGGTAATGAATTCAAAACTGAATCAGAGAAGTCTCAACCTGTTCTTCAATCCTCAGAGTGCAGGATGGAGGTTGGCTTACACTGTTCAAAtcagagtgaaaagtgtgtgctGCTGGATGAAGTGTGTGCAGCTGAAAGTCCTCAAtacagaagagaagaggagcAGCAGTTCGACGTCTCctgtttatggacacctgatctAGAGCCGAATTCCACCCATCTGCTTAGAGAAAATCAATCAGCCTTCACAAACTCAGACCACAGAATGGCGCTGCATTTGGGCAAAGATTTCAGTTCAGCAGTGGCACCTAAAACTGCTAAACATTTAAACTTTTCTAAAATAACCTCGATTTCTCTACTGTCTGAGAAAGGAAACGTTTGTAATATATGTGGGAAAAATCTTTCAACCAAAAATTCGCTGGCTTCCCACTACAGATTGcacactggagagaagccgttcatgtgtgcccagtgtggaaagagttttGCCAAGAAATTTAACCTAGATATCCACTACAACATTCACTCTGGTCTAAAACCCTATATGTGCGCTCACTGCCCAAAGTCATTTGCTGATCCAAGTGCTTTTAGACGACACGAGTGGATGCATACACGCAAATTGcaacaaaacactaaatataaatTCAGTTGTAACACatgtggaaaatgttttttgtcaaaacaatCACTTGCTGCACATTCTCAACTGCACACTGCAGAGAAGCAACACAGTGTACAAAAGGTGCTGTTCTAA
- the LOC124384998 gene encoding aurora kinase A-like, with protein MKEYIKRVPYIFINALNALKLLGIKNSLLECGDPKTQHQGSNQTNLTKSSFRGKRKSAHLAGKNEPQQKRPRKQTQNNPVLANSPKVAVNNNKHSGFCNKKKTYIKRVSYLNLRTLKLLGIKESLFREQFTDAKAQHQGSNQTDLSSARGKRQVKSSSRSKRKSAHLPDENEPQQKRSRTQLTQDNHDLADSPKLAVNNNQHSGCLNVKKSAYIKCVSKSCLCVPKLLRTKEKSLSQEQVADPRAQHQWSNQTDLPKSSARGKRKTTNLLDENECEQRNTRTQITHENPDLLNSSKLPSKHVGTANFKNEYEEGELLGKGGFGCVFTGIRKADGLPVAIKYVSKQESPEELEIPGHGYLPTEVALMSIVNTEPFCSNILRILEWYDDHDKYIMILERPEPCEDLDQFRKKHGSRLPEFMARKLMFQLLKALKHCKSRGILHRDIKPENILVQTDTLNIKLFDFGCGDLVKDCYNEFAGTFDYAPPEWYKKKQYLADPATAWTVGMTLYKLVCGSLPFKTRNQLKRGFVHFPKNMSQECSHLIRWCLRVKAENRPSLEQIEHHQWFHLSGLTVQTAGQETKTLH; from the exons atgaaGGAATACATCAAACGTGTACCCTACATATTCATCAATGCACTGAATGCACTGAAACTGCTGGGGATCAAGAATTCCTTGCTCGAGTGTGGAGACCCCAAAACTCAGCATCAGGGGTCTAATCAGACTAATCTGACCAAGTCATCATTTAGGGGCAAGAGGAAATCTGCTCACTTGGCAGGTAAAAATGAGCCTCAGCAAAAGAGACCaagaaaacagacacaaaacAATCCTGTCCTCGCCAATTCACCTAAAGTAG cTGTAAATAACAACAAGCACAGTGGATTCTGCAACAAAAAGAAGACATACATCAAACGTGTATCCTACTTAAACCTTCGTACACTGAAATTGCTGGGGATCAAGGAGTCCTTGTTTCGGGAGCAGTTCACAGACGCCAAAGCTCAGCATCAGGGGTCTAATCAGACAGATCTGTCATCGGCTAGAGGCAAAAGGCAAGTCAAGTCATCATCTAGGTCCAAAAGGAAATCTGCTCACTTGCCAGATGAAAATGAGCCTCAGCAGAAGAGATCAAGAACACAGCTGACACAAGACAATCATGACCTCGCCGATTCACCTAAACTAG ctgTAAACAACAACCAGCACAGTGGATGCTTGAACGTAAAGAAGAGTGCATACATCAAATGTGTATCCAAATCATGCTTGTGTGTACCAAAATTGCTGAGGACCAAGGAAAAGTCCTTGTCCCAGGAGCAGGTTGCAGACCCCAGAGCTCAGCATCAATGGTCTAATCAGACAGACTTACCCAAGTCATCAGCTAGGGGCAAAAGGAAAACAACTAACCTCTTAGATGAAAATGAATGTGAGCAGAGGAACACAAGAACACAGATTACACACGAGAATCCTGACCTCTTAAATTCATCCAAACTGCCTTCTAAACATGTTGGCACTG CAAATTTCAAGAATGAGTATGAGGAGGGAGAACTGCTGGGCAAAGGAGGATTTGGCTGTGTGTTTACTGGTATACGCAAAGCAGATGGATTGCCA GTTGCAATCAAGTATGTCTCCAAACAGGAATCACCTGAAGAACTGGAAATT CCTGGACATGGTTACCTGCCCACTGAGGTAGCTTTGATGTCTATTGTGAACACTGAACCATTCTGTTCCAACATCCTGCGGATTCTCGAGTGGTACGATGATCATGACAAATACATCATGATACTGGAACGGCCTGAACCATGTGAGGACTTGGATCAATTCCGCAAAAAGCATGGCAGCCGCTTGCCTGAGTTCATGGCTCGTAAACTGATGTTTCAGCTGTTAAAGGCGCTGAAGCATTGTAAGAGCCGAGGAATTCTTCATCGCGACATTAAGCCAGAAAACATCCTAGTTCAGACAGACACTCTTAATATCAAGCTGTTTGACTTTGGGTGTGGAGACTTGGTCAAGGACTGTTACAACGAATTTGCAG GCACGTTCGACTACGCTCCGCCTGAGTGGTACAAAAAGAAACAGTATTTGGCAGACCCAGCTACTGCCTGGACTGTGGGCATGACACTGTACAAGCTGGTGTGTGGCTCTCTGCCTTTCAAGACCAGGAATCAATTGAAAcgtggctttgtgcactttccCAAAAATATGTCTCAAG AGTGCAGTCATTTGATCCGTTGGTGTTTGCGTGTCAAAGCAGAAAACCGTCCCAGCCTGGAACAGATAGAGCATCACCAGTGGTTTCACTTATCAG GATTAACAGTACAAACAGCTGGACAGGAGACGAAGACTCTGCACTGA